One region of Drosophila subobscura isolate 14011-0131.10 chromosome J, UCBerk_Dsub_1.0, whole genome shotgun sequence genomic DNA includes:
- the LOC117893621 gene encoding uncharacterized protein LOC117893621: MKCFILAALLLATAASAENIFKINITPEEAQQFLNSAQLRGIGDIEYAPKTGENPLPEARNEQGQFVYMGRVIEHPEDYVEEHYDAHQYHGQDGLGQFAYGYKDWNQGKNEKRDETGKVTGSYKYVQPHGRDFIATYYADKSGFHVEDNRPAHLKLPATKTPAVLKAEEEHFRLWGELAAAAGHNPDPYAAEYQQEGSYQPSEAETREYVHEEPAYVPGPEETGEPKGFFYAFDYNVPLLRNKEERAELERLRSVNNKDE; encoded by the exons ATGAAGTGCTTCATTTtggctgccctgctgctg gccaccgccgccagtgCCGAGAACATCTTTAAGATAAACATCACGCCCGAGGAGGCGCAACAGTTCCTGAACAGCGCCCAGTTGCGTGGCATCGGGGACATCGAGTATGCCCCAAAAACGGGCGAGAATCCCCTGCCCGAGGCCAGGAATGAGCAGGGACAGTTCGTTTACATGGGTCGTGTGATCGAGCATCCCGAGGATTATGTGGAGGAGCACTACGACGCCCATCAGTACCACGGACAGGATGGTCTGGGGCAGTTTGCGTACGGCTACAAAGACTGGAACCAGGGCAAGAACGAGAAGCGTGACGAGACCGGCAAGGTCACCGGATCCTACAAGTATGTCCAGCCCCATGGCCGCGACTTCATTGCCACGTACTACGCCGACAAGTCTGGCTTCCATGTCGAGGACAATCGTCCCGCGCATCTGAAGCTGCCAGCCACCAAGACCCCAGCCGTTCTCAaggccgaggaggagcacTTCAGGCTGTGGGGAGAgctggccgctgccgctggccacaATCCTGATCCTTATGCCGCCGAGTACCAGCAGGAGGGTAGCTACCAGCCCTCAGAGGCCGAGACCCGCGAATACGTGCACGAGGAGCCCGCCTATGTGCCCGGCCCAGAGGAGACTGGCGAGCCCAAGGGATTCTTCTATGCCTTCGACTACAATGTGCCACTGCTGCGCAACAAGGAGGAGCGGGCCGAACTGGAGCGCCTTAGGTCCGTCAACAACAAGGATGAGTAG
- the LOC117894486 gene encoding cleavage and polyadenylation specificity factor subunit 5 isoform X2, whose amino-acid sequence MASSQVSNKSGSGWPLRGSSSNNNGTQKFATNQALTINRTVNLYPLTNYTFGTKEPLFEKDPSVPSRFQRMREEFDRIGMRRSVEGVLLVHEHGLPHVLLLQLGTTFFKLPGGELNAGEDEVDGLKRLLSETLGRQDGVKQEWIVEDTIGNWWRPNFEPPQYPYIPPHITKPKEHKRLFLVQLHEKDTDRNASYDVP is encoded by the exons ATGGCGTCCTCGCAAGTCTCAAACAAATCGGGCTCGGGCTGGCCGCTCcgcggaagcagcagcaataataatgGTACGCAGAAATTTGCCACCAACCAGGCACTGACCATAAATCGCACCGTCAATCT ATATCCCCTGACTAACTACACATTCGGCACGAAGGAGCCGCTGTTTGAGAAGGATCCATCGGTGCCATCACGTTTTCAGCGAATGCGCGAGGAATTCGATCGTATTGGCATGCGCCGCTCCGTGGAGGGAGTGCTGCTCGTCCACGAACATGGCCTGCCgcatgtgctgctgttgcagctgggCACGACATTCTTTAAGTTGCCTGGCGGGGAGCTCAATGCTGGCGAGGACGAGGTCGATGGGCTGAAGCGACTACTCTCCGAG aCGCTGGGTCGTCAGGACGGCGTCAAACAGGAGTGGATTGTCGAAGACACCATTGGAAATTGGTGGCGTCCCAATTTCGAGCCACCACAATATCCATACATTCCACCGCACATCACCAAGCCCAAGGAGCACAAGCGGCTGTTCCTCGTTCAGCTCCACGAAAAGG ATACGGACAGGA
- the LOC117893620 gene encoding LOW QUALITY PROTEIN: uncharacterized protein LOC117893620 (The sequence of the model RefSeq protein was modified relative to this genomic sequence to represent the inferred CDS: inserted 2 bases in 1 codon), whose translation MSAAELEAEAAAKEHQPEQQQQXKSHSEQTHTANEETLSTSNNYNENVDIDQQLQLHAQMQQQQEGDNGLAGLGLSLMQNSPPPHSYRHSRAYRHFKNPPQPHMCIRTTTETGEELFINVLSWTRIVIPQEPSDPIPLYGGMRVPPGSPRSPPIVFAVMANPEVLKDSGRHSKDPEERRAMVELMCDFVEAMNPGVKLVRNAVILKDRDISGELKDVWNAVQAQRDREREEQMLQQRQQQHYQNITTQQMFPKSPDAARAASAGAGLNESSSPPAHIGEPLMAEHGNGNGNANGITLAVFAQQLDNKVASEQTEQQQHVESLPTIEDACVDQTDAGGSSGANTNGSTTGMDSQQAAEAEPELKNATPVATNGAGTATTSASTHMPAASPPATVAPTPTPVAAAPAKKEKLGGFLPNGCIFPRFKNNKHKDKDSSHKEGKSKEKTLLNALKKSKEKKVAPSEQAAGEKAAASSDNGTTQYEKNCINNLECEVQKLDLNGSNNDTNMFIKLKVSSASATAAAAAK comes from the exons ATGTCAGCGGCGGAACTTGAGGCGGAAGCTGCCGCAAAGGAAcaccagccagagcagcagcagca caaatcccACAgcgagcaaacacacactgccaACGAGGAGACTTTAAGTACTTCAAACAACTACAACGAGAATGTGGATAttgaccagcagctgcagctacacgcccagatgcagcagcaacaggagggGGACAACGGCCTGGCCGGCCTGGGCCTGAGCCTGATGCAGAACTCGCCACCACCGCACAGCTATCGCCATTCACGAGCCTATCGCCACTTTAAGAACCCGCCGCAGCCGCACATGTGCATCCGCACCACCACGGAGACGGGCGAGGAGCTGTTCATCAACGTCCTTAGCTGGACGCGTATTGTGATACCGCAGGAGCCCAGTGATCCCATACCCCTATACGGAGGCATGCGC GTGCCGCCTGGCAGCCCGCGTAGCCCGCCCATTGTCTTTGCTGTGATGGCCAATCCAGAGGTCCTCAAGGACTCTGGACGCCACAGCAAAGATCCAGAGGAGCGACGCGCAATGGTTGAGCTAATGTGCGACTTTGTGGAGGCTATGAATCCCGGCGTGAAACTAGTCAG AAACGCTGTCATACTCAAAGATCGGGATATTTCTGGCGAGCTGAAAGATGTCTGGAATGCCGTGCAGGCCCAGCGGGACCGCGAGCGTGAGGAGCAAATGctccagcagcgacagcagcagcactaccaGAACATCACCACACAGCAAATGTTTCCCAAATCGCCAGATGCGGCACGAGCTGCCAGTGCTGGCGCCGGGTTAAACGAATCCAGCTCTCCACCAGCTCACATTGGTGAGCCGCTGATGGCAGAgcatggaaatggcaatggcaatgccaatggcatCACTTTGGCAGTGTTTGCACAGCAGCTGGATAACAAAGTGGCCAGCGAGCAGacggaacagcagcagcatgtggaGTCGCTGCCAACGATTGAGGATGCCTGTGTGGATCAAACGGATGCTGGAGGCAGCTCAGGGGCCAATACGAATGGCTCAACGACCGGCATGGACAGTCAGCAGGCGGCGGAGGCCGAGCCAGAGCTTAAGAACGCCACACCCGTGGCTACCAACGGAGCCGGCACTGCCACAACAAGCGCTTCAACGCACATGCCAGCTGCCTCGCCACCGGCTACGGTGgcacccactcccacacccgTAGCAGCTGCACCAGCCAAGAAGGAGAAACTTGGAGGCTTCCTGCCCAACGGCTGTATCTTCCCGCGCTTCAAGAACAACAAgcacaaggacaaggacagcAGTCACAAGGAGggcaagagcaaagagaagacCCTCCTGAATGCCCTCaagaagagcaaagagaagaagGTGGCTCCCAGCGAGCAGGCGGCTGGCGAAAAGGCTGCCGCTTCGTCGGACAATGGCACCACGCAGTACGAGAAGAACTGCATCAACAATCTGGAGTGCGAGGTGCAGAAGCTTGATCtgaacggcagcaacaacgacacaAATATGTTCATCAAGCTAAAAGTGTCATCGGCCagcgccacagcagctgccgcgGCCAAGTAG